One genomic segment of Brevibacillus laterosporus LMG 15441 includes these proteins:
- a CDS encoding prenyltransferase/squalene oxidase repeat-containing protein, whose protein sequence is MKRLVSLLLSIFFCLIFSACSNEEKVSGLIWKENSVQKLLDSKNLDGGFTYFKTERPISIYETRYAIELFKEANQKLPREKELKSYMRGLQLENIKILSENDLLNLKYIIDISDMLQLDFDQKFKESVIENLLTLKIGNGMYAFSPNDSLLDIISTTELVVECLNKIQYSFDTVPLSKSIIDILEKEKIEKINTKFKPTLYNSALNILHNINYKDIEELHSIKKIKNTLTSQKMIVPISRVELYNVIAISKMNNLLKIENHIQPEFKQYLESIRLKDGGFNFLTDDLSDLQATLEINRIYKDVKFLEEILQYTKKFQKDSGGFSVRSIVKNSNTLPTILGYKILNNLGYDDLESFKKYLNDHKKDLNWKNVYQIVDISKEMNYKPIIPEYNEWNIDLLYKLVLTEATESEKELINKELKESSKEFWTKKDVEETFLITKAKNNSLLNIEYKVEDIKYWALSSQNNDGGFSTKGNDSDLIETYFYLQILKELDIEPNNKESIAKYIFSLRVPSGGYTFQKGGNASLQATYYSIESLKLLNITE, encoded by the coding sequence TTGAAAAGATTAGTAAGTTTATTACTCAGTATATTTTTTTGTTTAATATTTTCTGCTTGTTCTAATGAAGAGAAAGTTTCCGGTTTAATCTGGAAAGAGAATTCCGTACAAAAATTATTAGACTCAAAAAATTTAGATGGTGGATTTACCTATTTCAAAACCGAAAGACCAATCTCAATTTACGAAACCCGGTATGCGATTGAACTTTTTAAAGAAGCTAATCAAAAATTACCGAGGGAAAAAGAGTTAAAGAGTTATATGAGAGGATTGCAGTTGGAAAATATCAAGATTTTAAGTGAAAATGATTTACTAAATCTTAAATACATAATTGATATTTCGGATATGCTGCAACTAGATTTTGACCAAAAGTTTAAGGAAAGCGTCATAGAAAATTTGTTAACTCTCAAAATTGGAAATGGTATGTATGCTTTTTCGCCTAACGATAGTTTGTTGGATATAATATCAACAACTGAATTAGTTGTTGAATGTTTAAATAAAATTCAATATTCATTCGATACTGTTCCACTTTCAAAAAGTATAATAGATATCTTAGAAAAAGAGAAGATAGAAAAAATTAACACCAAATTCAAACCGACTTTATACAATAGTGCTTTAAATATACTTCATAATATTAATTACAAAGATATCGAAGAATTACATTCGATAAAAAAAATAAAAAACACTCTAACATCTCAGAAAATGATTGTACCTATTTCTAGAGTAGAATTATATAATGTCATCGCAATATCGAAAATGAACAATTTATTAAAAATAGAAAATCATATCCAACCAGAATTTAAACAATATCTAGAAAGTATTCGACTTAAAGATGGAGGTTTCAATTTTCTTACGGATGATTTGTCTGATTTACAAGCAACTCTTGAGATTAATAGAATCTACAAAGATGTAAAATTTTTAGAGGAAATTTTACAATACACAAAAAAATTTCAAAAAGATTCAGGAGGCTTTTCAGTACGTAGTATCGTAAAAAATTCTAATACACTACCTACAATTTTGGGATATAAAATACTAAATAATTTAGGTTACGATGACTTAGAGAGTTTTAAAAAATATTTAAACGATCATAAAAAGGATTTAAATTGGAAGAATGTTTACCAAATTGTAGATATCAGCAAGGAAATGAATTATAAGCCAATTATTCCTGAGTATAACGAATGGAATATTGATTTACTTTATAAACTAGTTCTTACAGAGGCAACAGAAAGTGAGAAAGAGTTAATAAACAAAGAACTGAAAGAAAGTTCTAAAGAATTTTGGACTAAAAAAGATGTTGAAGAGACGTTTTTAATTACAAAAGCGAAAAATAATTCCTTATTAAACATTGAATATAAAGTAGAAGATATTAAGTACTGGGCTTTATCATCACAAAACAATGATGGTGGATTTTCTACAAAAGGTAATGATTCAGACCTTATAGAAACATATTTCTACTTGCAAATTCTTAAGGAATTAGATATTGAACCTAACAACAAAGAATCTATTGCTAAATATATATTTAGTCTTCGAGTACCTAGTGGGGGATACACTTTTCAAAAAGGGGGAAATGCTTCTTTACAAGCAACTTATTATTCAATAGAGAGTTTGAAACTTCTCAATATAACAGAGTAA